The genomic DNA CCGCCGAGCGGGTCGCGACGTTGCCGCCGATCACGTCCACGCGATCGCCGCACATCTTCTTGACCCAGGACACCATGTCGAGCACACCGCGGTTGTGGGCGTGGGCGGTGTCGACGATCAGGACGTCGACGCCCGCGTCGGCCAGCGTCATCGCGCGCTCCCGGGCGTCGCCGCCCACGCCGACGGCCGCTCCGACCAGCAGTCGTCCGTCACTGTCCTTGGTGGCGAGCGGGAACTGCTCGGTCTTGACGAAGTCCTTGACGGTGATCAGTCCAGTCAACTTGCCGTGTCCGTCGACGATCGGCAGCTTCTCGATCTTGTGCCGCCGCAGCAGACCCAGCGCCGCCTCGGCGGAGACGCCCTCCTGCGCGGTGATCAGCGGGGCCTTGGTCATCACCTCGGCGACCGGCTTGTTGGTGTCGACCTCGAAGCGCATGTCGCGGTTGGTGATGATGCCGACGAGTGCGCCGTGGTCGTCGACGACCGGCAGGCCCGAGATGTGGAACCGCGCGCACATCGCGTCGACCTCGGCCAGCGTGTTGGTCGGCGAGCACGTCACGGGGTTGGTCACCATGCCGGCCTCGGACCGCTTCACGGTCTCGACCTGGGCGGCCTGCTCGGCGACCGGCAGGTTGCGGTGCAGCACGCCCATGCCACCGGCGCGGGCCATGGCGATGGCCATGCGCGACTCGGTGACGGTGTCCATCGCCGAACTCACCAGCGGCACCCGGAGGCGGATGCGCTTGGTCAGCTGGCTGGAGGTGTCCGCGTCGGCGGGCACGACGTCGGATGCGGCAGGCAGCAGCAGGACGTCGTCGAACGTCAGACCGAGCATGGCCACCTTGGTGGGGTCATCACCGCCTGTCGGCACAGGAACGGTGAGGGGAAGGCTGCTTTCAGCGATCGACATGGGGTTGGCCTCCCGGAAGGTGCGGCGCGGAAAAGTCGTCAAGTGACCATCCTATCGGGACCAGCGGCGAGGATCCGGTTCACGCCCCGTCGGGACCGCGGAATCCGTGCAGGACACGCGCCGTGGAACGGCCCGCACCGCTGGCGCGATGCCCGCGGGCCTGCGTACTGTGGAACCGTGCGTGACCACCTGCCACCGGGTTTGCCGCCCGATCCGTTCGCCGACGACCCGTGTGATCCTTCGGCGGCTCTCGACGCGATCGAGCCGGGACAGCCGCTGGATCCGCAGGAACGCATAGCCGTCGAGGCGGACTTGGCCGATCTGGCCGTGTACGAGGCCCTGTTGGCGCACAAGGGCATTCGCGGGCTCGTCGTCTGCTGCGACGAGTGCCAGCAGGACCACTACCACGACTGGGACATGCTGCGCGCCAACCTGTTGCAGCTGCTCGTCGACGGCACGGTCCGTCCACACGAGCCTGCCTACGATCCGGAACCGGACGCGTACGTCACGTGGGATTACTGCCGCGGATACGCCGACGCCTCGCTCAACGAGGCCACGTCGTCGGATTCCGACGGCTATCGCTGACGGCGTAACCCGCCCGGCTAGAACGACCCTCGAACTCAGCCAGCGCTCTCGGGCACCACGATCGTCGTGGTGACGGGCGCCTCGGGGCCCTCTTCCACCTCGACCTCTACCTCACCCTCCGGTGCCGGGGGCACGGTGGTCCTGGGCGCAGGTGGGATCGAACTGGTCGCCACGCGGGTCGGTGACGCCGGCGCCTGACTGGCCGGAGCCTGCGGCGATGGAGCATCGGCCACCGGCTGGCGCGTCGTCGTCGTGGTCACCGTGGTCGGGACCGTCGTGGTCACAGTCGTCACGGGCGGCGGCGCCTGGGTGGTCGTGCTCGGCGGCACGGTCGTGGCCGGTGCCGACGTGGTCGGCGGAGCCGTCGTGGTCGCGGGCTCGGTGGTTCCCGGCGGAGGCGTTCCCGGCGCGCTGGTTCCCGGCTCGGTGGTCCCGGTGTTCCCGGGCTCGCTAGCACCCGGTGCCGGCGACGTCGTCGGAGCACCGGGTGAGGACGGCGTCGTGGTGGGCGACGTCGGAGTGGTGGTGGCGGGTGACGTCGAGTCCGACGGCAGGACCTCGGGTCCCGTCGTGGTCTCGGTGGTCGACGTCGTGTCGGTCACGACCGGCACCGGCAGCAGCGTCAGCGGCGACTCCGGGAGAACCGGCAGGGGCTCGCCCGCGGGCGGCAGCGTGGCGGCCGGGTCCTGCTCGACGACCTTGTAGGACAGGGCGTTGAACTGCTCGATCAGGTCGTGCTTGCGCTCGACCTCGTCGACGCTCTGCACAGTGGTCGACAGGGCGACGAGCTTGTCCTGGGCCTGATCCCACTGCCCCTGCTCGACGAGCTGCTGCACCTGCGCCAGCTCCTGCTGAGCGGCCAGTGCGACCTGGTCGTCGCGGGTGACCTGCTGCTCGCCAAAGATCATGTTGCGCATGCCATAGAGCGCGTCGCCAGGACCGGCGCCGTAGACCGCGGCACCGAACCCGCCGATGCACAGGACTGCTGCCGCTGCGGATCCGACGACCGACAGCGTGAACCGGTTGGCGTGGCGCGGCCGCTGCGCGGCGCGAAGCGCCATCGCGGCGTCGTCCTCGGTGACCACCGCGAACAACGGCGTCTCGCGGACGCCGTCGCGCCAGTCGGCGAGCAGGTACGCCAGCTCGGCGTCACCGGGGTCGGTCGAGTAGACCGGCTGATTGGTGCTGAGCGCCTCGACGAAGCGGTCGGCGCGGTTGATGTCGTTGAGTGAGGAATCGCCGCCGTTGGACGTCCATCGACCGAAATCAGGCATGGTCGGGTCCCGTCGCGACTATTTCGCTCTTGAGCCGCGCGAGCGCGCGGTGCTGCGCCACGCGGACGGCACCGGCGGTGCTACCCACGGCCTCGGCGGTCTCCTCGGCACTCATGCCGA from Mycolicibacterium arabiense includes the following:
- the guaB gene encoding IMP dehydrogenase; this encodes MSIAESSLPLTVPVPTGGDDPTKVAMLGLTFDDVLLLPAASDVVPADADTSSQLTKRIRLRVPLVSSAMDTVTESRMAIAMARAGGMGVLHRNLPVAEQAAQVETVKRSEAGMVTNPVTCSPTNTLAEVDAMCARFHISGLPVVDDHGALVGIITNRDMRFEVDTNKPVAEVMTKAPLITAQEGVSAEAALGLLRRHKIEKLPIVDGHGKLTGLITVKDFVKTEQFPLATKDSDGRLLVGAAVGVGGDARERAMTLADAGVDVLIVDTAHAHNRGVLDMVSWVKKMCGDRVDVIGGNVATRSAAAALVSAGADAVKVGVGPGSICTTRVVAGVGAPQITAILEAVAACSPSGVPVIADGGLQYSGDIAKALAAGASTAMLGSLLAGTAEAPGDLVFVNGKQFKSYRGMGSLGAMQNRGAQKSFSKDRYFQDDVLSEDKLVPEGIEGRVPFRGPLATVVHQLTGGLRAAMGYTGSATIEQLQQAQFVQITAAGLKESHPHDIAMTVEAPNYYAR
- a CDS encoding anti-sigma-D factor RsdA — translated: MPDFGRWTSNGGDSSLNDINRADRFVEALSTNQPVYSTDPGDAELAYLLADWRDGVRETPLFAVVTEDDAAMALRAAQRPRHANRFTLSVVGSAAAAVLCIGGFGAAVYGAGPGDALYGMRNMIFGEQQVTRDDQVALAAQQELAQVQQLVEQGQWDQAQDKLVALSTTVQSVDEVERKHDLIEQFNALSYKVVEQDPAATLPPAGEPLPVLPESPLTLLPVPVVTDTTSTTETTTGPEVLPSDSTSPATTTPTSPTTTPSSPGAPTTSPAPGASEPGNTGTTEPGTSAPGTPPPGTTEPATTTAPPTTSAPATTVPPSTTTQAPPPVTTVTTTVPTTVTTTTTRQPVADAPSPQAPASQAPASPTRVATSSIPPAPRTTVPPAPEGEVEVEVEEGPEAPVTTTIVVPESAG
- a CDS encoding DUF5319 domain-containing protein, which codes for MRDHLPPGLPPDPFADDPCDPSAALDAIEPGQPLDPQERIAVEADLADLAVYEALLAHKGIRGLVVCCDECQQDHYHDWDMLRANLLQLLVDGTVRPHEPAYDPEPDAYVTWDYCRGYADASLNEATSSDSDGYR